From Pseudomonas sp. CCI4.2, one genomic window encodes:
- a CDS encoding LysR family transcriptional regulator, translating to MKARSDELQVFVSVIESGSISAAAEHVGQTPSAISRTLSRLEAKLETTLINRTTRRMDLTEEGKFFLEKAKHILAQMDDLEERLTLRQQTPAGRLRINAASPFMLHAVVPYVPEFRALYPDIELELNSNDLIIDLLEQSTDVAIRIGTLADSTLHARSLGSSPLNILASPAYLKKHGTPTTVEALANHALIGFTQTQTLNHWPLRHAEGDRLQIQPALCASSGETLRQLALAGEGIVCLSHFMTHEDIRLKRLQVILPEANSGYRQPIHAVYYRNSQLALRIQCFLDFIQKKLANYAA from the coding sequence GTGAAAGCCAGATCCGATGAGTTGCAGGTGTTTGTTTCTGTGATCGAAAGCGGTTCGATATCAGCCGCCGCCGAGCACGTCGGGCAAACCCCTTCGGCGATCAGCCGCACGTTGTCGCGGCTTGAGGCGAAGCTGGAAACAACCCTGATCAACCGCACCACGCGGCGTATGGATTTGACCGAAGAAGGTAAATTTTTCCTCGAAAAAGCCAAACATATCCTCGCGCAAATGGACGACCTTGAAGAACGCTTAACCCTGCGCCAACAAACCCCCGCCGGGCGCTTGCGGATCAATGCGGCGTCGCCGTTCATGCTGCACGCCGTGGTGCCCTATGTGCCCGAGTTTCGCGCGTTGTACCCCGATATCGAGTTGGAGCTGAACAGCAACGACCTGATCATCGACCTCCTCGAACAAAGCACAGACGTCGCGATCCGGATTGGCACCCTGGCCGATTCAACCCTGCATGCGCGCTCGCTGGGCAGCAGCCCGTTGAACATTCTCGCCAGCCCGGCGTACCTCAAAAAGCACGGCACGCCGACCACGGTTGAAGCGCTGGCCAATCATGCGCTAATCGGTTTCACCCAGACCCAAACCCTAAATCATTGGCCGTTGCGGCACGCCGAAGGGGATCGGCTGCAGATTCAGCCAGCGCTTTGTGCTTCAAGCGGAGAAACCCTGCGCCAATTAGCGTTGGCCGGGGAGGGCATTGTTTGCCTGTCACACTTCATGACCCACGAAGACATTCGCCTCAAGCGCTTGCAGGTGATCTTGCCCGAAGCCAACAGCGGTTATCGGCAGCCGATTCACGCGGTGTACTACCGAAACTCACAGTTAGCGCTGCGTATTCAATGTTTTCTCGACTTCATCCAGAAGAAGCTGGCAAATTACGCCGCGTGA